The following coding sequences are from one Candidatus Omnitrophota bacterium window:
- a CDS encoding four helix bundle protein — protein sequence MSKIQSHKELNVWKNAMDAAMAIFQITKGFPAEEKYGLVDQIRRSSRSVAANLSEAWKKRRYEAAFISKLNDAESEAAETQTWIELSQRCKYIEFEKANELDNMYEQIIGQIVVMMRNSKDWIL from the coding sequence ATGAGTAAGATACAAAGTCATAAGGAGTTGAATGTTTGGAAGAATGCGATGGATGCGGCTATGGCAATATTTCAGATTACAAAAGGTTTTCCTGCTGAAGAGAAATATGGTTTAGTAGATCAAATCCGGCGATCTTCTCGCTCCGTCGCCGCCAATTTGTCGGAAGCATGGAAAAAAAGGCGTTACGAAGCGGCTTTCATTAGCAAATTGAATGATGCCGAAAGTGAAGCCGCAGAGACGCAAACATGGATTGAGTTAAGTCAGCGTTGTAAGTATATCGAATTTGAAAAAGCCAATGAACTGGATAATATGTACGAACAAATCATTGGGCAGATCGTCGTAATGATGAGAAATTCAAAAGACTGGATTCTTTGA
- the pseH gene encoding UDP-4-amino-4,6-dideoxy-N-acetyl-beta-L-altrosamine N-acetyltransferase, with protein MMIGEKTILRALEDRDVELLRRWRNHPDLLKYQCSDIPVSEHSQRRWYESYEANPAYRVFIIENKENQPVGYTILKNLDHKNRQAEIGLYLDPAQQGKGYGKDAFLTLIRFGFYELNLHRIYLQVFDFNDKAIKMYEKIGFKTEGRLREAYFTQNAFHDILVMSILENEFHF; from the coding sequence ATGATGATCGGCGAAAAAACTATTTTGCGCGCTTTGGAAGACAGGGACGTCGAACTTTTGCGGCGATGGCGCAACCATCCCGATCTGTTGAAATACCAATGCTCCGATATTCCCGTTTCGGAACACAGCCAGCGGCGTTGGTACGAATCCTACGAAGCCAATCCCGCCTATCGCGTTTTTATCATTGAAAACAAAGAAAACCAGCCGGTAGGTTATACGATCCTGAAAAACCTCGATCATAAAAACCGCCAAGCCGAAATCGGCCTCTACCTCGATCCCGCCCAACAAGGCAAAGGCTACGGCAAAGACGCCTTCCTTACCCTAATCCGTTTCGGATTTTATGAATTGAATCTGCATCGTATTTACCTCCAAGTCTTCGATTTCAACGACAAAGCGATCAAGATGTACGAAAAGATCGGCTTTAAAACCGAAGGCCGGCTGCGCGAAGCCTACTTCACCCAAAACGCCTTTCACGACATCCTCGTAATGTCCATCTTGGAAAATGAATTTCACTTTTAA
- a CDS encoding AAA family ATPase, with product MLTKMEIHGFKSIRKLDELQLRNLNILIGPNGAGKSNLIAFFRMLNWMTGSFGNLQTFIGKSGGADALLHDGSAKTQHIKASLSFETTAGINEYDFSLSHAAKDTLIFVDEKYRFSRHEYPSKREWSSLDSGHKEARIIERIDKTAEVILGLMKNCVVHQFHNTSETARIRNRWNVEDNVFLKEDGGNLAPFLYRLRENEQPCYRRIVETIRLIIPFFDDFVLIPDYGSILLQWREINSDLIFSPSLASDGTLRIMALISLLLQPYKLIPNKTIPTVIILDEPELGLHPAAINVIAGLLKSVSVNHQVIVATQSVTFVDQFDPEDIIVVDRIGRESTFKRLDAQQLNEWLEEYSIGELWEKNVIGGRPAL from the coding sequence ATGCTGACAAAAATGGAAATTCACGGTTTCAAATCGATACGCAAGTTGGACGAATTACAATTGCGCAATCTTAATATATTGATCGGCCCCAACGGCGCGGGAAAATCCAACCTTATCGCTTTTTTTAGAATGCTGAACTGGATGACGGGTTCGTTTGGCAATCTGCAAACGTTTATAGGCAAATCCGGCGGCGCCGATGCGCTGCTTCATGACGGTTCGGCCAAAACGCAGCATATCAAAGCCTCGTTGTCATTCGAAACAACCGCTGGGATTAATGAATACGATTTTAGTCTTAGCCATGCCGCGAAAGATACTTTGATTTTTGTGGATGAAAAATACCGTTTTTCTCGACATGAATACCCGTCAAAAAGAGAATGGTCGTCACTCGATTCGGGACATAAAGAAGCGCGCATTATTGAAAGAATCGATAAAACGGCGGAAGTGATTCTTGGACTGATGAAGAATTGCGTCGTCCATCAATTCCATAATACGTCCGAGACAGCAAGAATTCGCAACCGCTGGAATGTGGAAGATAATGTTTTTTTAAAGGAAGATGGCGGCAACTTGGCGCCGTTTCTTTATCGTCTTCGCGAAAACGAACAACCTTGTTATAGGAGAATCGTAGAAACGATTCGTCTCATTATTCCTTTTTTTGACGATTTCGTTTTGATCCCCGATTATGGATCAATTTTATTGCAATGGCGAGAAATAAATTCCGACTTGATTTTTAGCCCTAGTCTAGCTTCCGATGGGACTTTACGGATTATGGCGTTAATTTCCTTGCTGCTCCAACCATATAAATTGATACCAAATAAGACAATACCGACTGTTATCATTTTGGACGAACCAGAACTTGGACTTCATCCGGCGGCGATCAATGTGATTGCGGGTTTGTTGAAAAGCGTTTCCGTTAATCATCAAGTCATCGTCGCCACTCAATCGGTTACTTTCGTCGATCAATTCGATCCGGAGGATATTATTGTTGTGGATCGCATCGGACGGGAATCGACTTTCAAGCGTCTTGACGCCCAACAGCTGAACGAATGGCTCGAAGAATATTCCATTGGGGAATTGTGGGAGAAAAACGTCATCGGCGGGAGACCTGCGTTATGA
- a CDS encoding DegT/DnrJ/EryC1/StrS aminotransferase family protein, which yields MVNLALVEPELMAKSAHPANTIPVFRPSITEEEIRAVADVMRSGWLGLGPVTEEFENALAAEFEAGHVIALNSGTAALHLAVLLLDLQPDDEVIVPTITFVSTAHAVRYAGAKVVFADVDKDTLCISVEDVRRKITDKTKAIIPVHYGGHPCDMDALRELTAGKPITLIEDAAHACGASYKGKAIGAISPLTCFSFHAVKNLTCGEGGAVFTNNSEWARILREMRWMGISKDTYARTSHGEVYAWQYWVDELGFKYHMHDISAAIGLVQLRRLKENNRKRRRIMELYNRAFECHSWIETPVEYPHVHSSWHIYPIKISRRDELIAHLKRGGIAPGVHYYPIHLHPYYAAQESHCPIAEEVWKKVLSLPMFPDMTDAEISRVIEAVLSFEP from the coding sequence ATGGTTAATCTAGCCCTGGTTGAACCCGAACTTATGGCCAAGTCCGCCCATCCCGCCAATACGATTCCCGTTTTCCGACCTTCCATTACGGAAGAGGAAATCCGCGCCGTCGCCGACGTCATGCGATCCGGTTGGCTGGGGCTGGGACCAGTGACGGAAGAATTCGAAAACGCTTTGGCGGCGGAATTTGAAGCCGGTCACGTCATCGCGCTCAACTCGGGCACGGCGGCGTTGCATCTCGCCGTCCTCTTGCTCGATCTTCAGCCGGATGACGAAGTGATTGTCCCTACGATTACCTTCGTCTCTACCGCCCACGCCGTCCGTTACGCCGGGGCTAAGGTCGTTTTCGCCGACGTGGATAAAGATACGCTCTGCATCAGCGTCGAGGACGTTCGCCGAAAAATCACGGACAAAACCAAGGCCATCATCCCCGTCCATTACGGCGGCCATCCCTGCGACATGGACGCCCTGCGCGAATTGACCGCGGGTAAACCAATAACGCTCATCGAAGACGCAGCCCACGCCTGCGGCGCAAGTTACAAGGGAAAAGCCATCGGCGCCATCTCGCCTCTCACCTGCTTCTCATTCCACGCCGTCAAGAATCTCACTTGCGGCGAAGGCGGCGCCGTCTTTACTAATAATTCAGAATGGGCGCGCATTCTACGCGAAATGCGCTGGATGGGCATCTCCAAGGACACCTACGCCCGCACCTCCCACGGCGAAGTGTACGCCTGGCAATACTGGGTTGACGAATTGGGCTTCAAATATCATATGCACGACATCTCTGCCGCCATCGGACTAGTGCAATTGCGCCGCTTGAAGGAAAACAACCGCAAGCGCCGCCGCATCATGGAACTCTACAACCGCGCTTTCGAATGCCATTCCTGGATCGAAACGCCAGTGGAATATCCCCATGTCCACTCCTCCTGGCACATCTATCCCATCAAAATTTCCCGCCGCGACGAACTGATCGCCCATTTGAAACGCGGCGGCATTGCGCCTGGCGTTCATTACTATCCCATTCATTTGCATCCCTATTACGCCGCGCAGGAATCCCATTGCCCCATAGCGGAAGAGGTATGGAAAAAGGTATTAAGCCTCCCCATGTTTCCCGATATGACTGACGCCGAGATATCGCGCGTTATCGAAGCCGTTCTCTCTTTCGAACCTTGA
- a CDS encoding DUF4276 family protein, with protein sequence MIRLHIIAEGQTEETFVNFVLVNYLGHFGVVADARCVETSRKRRRIYRGGLLDYPRAKRDILRWMNDDQNDDALFTTMFDLYALPPDFPGYKEAKKNFDPYRRVEQMEEAMGEDISSQRFIPYIQLHEFEALILADPRQFEAQFPNRIKAIKEIGNQCASFSSPELIDDGNNTAPSKRIIQLLPEYYGMKASAGPLIAQKIGLPLIREKCPHFHSWLTKIESLSKANI encoded by the coding sequence ATGATCCGTCTGCACATCATCGCCGAAGGACAAACGGAAGAGACGTTCGTAAATTTCGTTTTAGTCAATTATCTTGGGCATTTTGGCGTCGTTGCGGATGCGCGCTGCGTAGAAACAAGCCGAAAGAGAAGGCGTATTTATCGGGGAGGTTTATTGGATTATCCGCGAGCTAAGAGAGATATCTTGCGATGGATGAATGACGATCAAAACGATGACGCCCTTTTTACAACGATGTTCGATCTATATGCGCTTCCGCCAGATTTTCCCGGCTATAAAGAAGCCAAGAAAAACTTCGATCCTTATCGGCGAGTTGAGCAGATGGAAGAAGCGATGGGAGAGGATATATCATCCCAGCGATTCATTCCTTACATTCAATTGCATGAATTCGAAGCCTTGATTCTTGCCGATCCAAGGCAATTCGAGGCTCAATTTCCCAATCGAATCAAAGCAATTAAAGAGATTGGAAATCAATGCGCCTCTTTTTCCTCTCCCGAATTAATCGATGATGGAAATAATACGGCGCCTTCAAAACGGATTATTCAACTCTTGCCAGAATATTACGGCATGAAAGCATCCGCCGGTCCTTTGATTGCCCAAAAAATCGGGCTGCCGCTCATTCGGGAAAAATGTCCCCATTTCCATAGTTGGTTAACGAAGATCGAATCCCTCTCCAAGGCGAACATATAG
- a CDS encoding PQQ-binding-like beta-propeller repeat protein, which yields MKKRFDKMFAARLALTIGFFLSTSYSAAPNDAELAKHLMTMANLPRGVCTVLGSEDGGASLEIARIEGCFVHVLEPRASEIAGLQNRLDVDGLYGKRIIAERCDLRALPYADNTVDLILTAHLSSRMLKTLSPSEILRALRPEGCAILGNLSSEQKNLDAPTAQQIKEWLEKGGAAKGEFKEDKYGRWTKIVKPKPEGVDDWRHWEKEPDNNPVSNDQVIKAPYMTQWLGKPYYIAMPAVTTTAGGRLFIAMGHIAHHVREEPWLNTVLAQNAYNGTILWQRKLPDGYLAHRSAFIATEDVFYMIDMDGNGCLLLDPQTGEEKGQIDIPELKGEWKWMAMQGGRLYVLAGEKKDPSETTIVRSNYTHWSWNELSQGYYQKRIPWGFGRMIAAYDLKERKTLWTHGEDADIDSRAMAMGGNSVYYYCPDAKLCCLDAQTGAVKWTNPDNKVRELIEEPGQGLVSTPGFRTMCFCVYTPKALFFEAQTRMNIVAVSLEDGHFLWTRKKTSNNPNMIYIDDKLIVGLGEEGNSLQIDPVSGFIEKDLGFKKRSCARLTASPDSFFCRGWFEGVTRFDRASGKIQFNGAFRPSCNDGIIPANGMLYLGPWACDCNLSLMGRVVLCSAGDFNFDIKTNEKERLEIGEGKVRQIKPFATAEMDWLTYRGSNARSATTKVAISANAQKLWRYKPETEILATAPVAANGLIFYGGDDGKVRAVDAASGALKWHYKTAGPILHPPAVWDGRVYAGSGDGYIYALEAATGRLLWRFRAAPVERRIMVYGSLCSTWPVNSGVYVKDGVVYAAAGIIDYDGTYLYALDAVTGKLIWENHSSGHLNEELRKGVSAQGMLASANGRLWMPGGNVVSPAVYNMKTGEYEGDQPLDGSPQSNRGEEIGVFLDKYILLGGRLRFSATENVVDPGEFAAFAVDGEIKGNKGVNLNAGKIPPAWNEEIVVYVNGMNTPPQCMKTSDVEQYFQQGDRRSRPPAQWTAEALKSGDTVALAIADNAILAVCRMPQSRSLYPRWQVFALNPNDGSPIWNRDLNGEALPNSLAIDRDGRIVIAMADGSLECFGGEAAFKAHIQNILKQAENKEIGKDEAVELLNKDLKSTRDQQTRDFIISNMEKLGYRFGDKAQQNGYLIHWKILGPTPWDESDNPVDKVFIGEPNVDVEKAVEANGRKMDWKDYVSGSDVGEVDLANMLGDFTNAAAYAYGEFELKKAQELRLKLGSNDGYKCWFNGEEAGRFDGGRIYIPDKDSLDVKGRMGVNRILLKITQMGGGWGFGARVTDRDDKPIDLRK from the coding sequence ATGAAAAAGAGATTCGATAAAATGTTCGCTGCCCGACTCGCATTGACGATAGGTTTTTTCCTATCTACATCGTATTCCGCTGCGCCGAACGACGCAGAACTCGCCAAGCATCTGATGACGATGGCGAACTTGCCGCGAGGCGTTTGTACGGTTTTGGGAAGCGAAGATGGCGGAGCGAGTTTGGAAATCGCCCGCATTGAGGGGTGCTTCGTTCACGTTCTCGAACCGCGCGCCTCCGAAATCGCCGGTCTGCAAAACCGGTTGGACGTGGATGGATTATATGGAAAGAGGATTATTGCCGAGCGATGCGATCTTCGGGCATTGCCCTATGCTGATAATACCGTCGATCTGATTTTGACCGCTCATTTATCCAGCCGCATGTTGAAGACGCTTTCTCCTAGCGAGATTTTACGCGCGCTGCGTCCGGAAGGATGCGCGATATTGGGTAATCTCTCCAGCGAGCAAAAGAATCTCGATGCGCCCACAGCGCAGCAGATCAAGGAGTGGCTGGAAAAGGGCGGCGCCGCCAAGGGGGAATTCAAAGAAGACAAGTACGGACGTTGGACGAAGATCGTCAAGCCCAAACCGGAGGGCGTCGACGACTGGCGGCATTGGGAAAAGGAACCTGACAACAATCCCGTATCCAACGATCAAGTCATCAAAGCGCCCTACATGACGCAGTGGCTGGGCAAACCCTATTACATCGCCATGCCCGCCGTTACGACTACGGCGGGCGGGCGGCTCTTCATCGCGATGGGACACATCGCCCATCATGTGCGGGAGGAGCCATGGCTGAATACGGTGCTGGCGCAAAACGCTTATAACGGAACCATTCTTTGGCAGCGCAAACTGCCCGACGGCTATCTCGCCCACCGCTCCGCCTTTATCGCTACGGAAGACGTTTTTTACATGATCGATATGGATGGGAACGGCTGCTTATTGCTAGATCCGCAGACGGGGGAAGAAAAAGGCCAGATCGATATTCCCGAATTGAAAGGGGAATGGAAATGGATGGCGATGCAAGGCGGCCGGTTGTACGTCCTGGCGGGCGAAAAGAAGGACCCGTCAGAAACCACCATCGTCCGCAGTAACTACACGCATTGGAGTTGGAATGAGTTAAGCCAAGGGTATTACCAAAAGCGCATTCCTTGGGGATTTGGTCGCATGATCGCCGCCTACGATCTCAAGGAGCGCAAAACGCTATGGACGCATGGAGAAGATGCGGACATCGATTCCCGCGCGATGGCGATGGGCGGAAACAGTGTTTATTACTATTGCCCCGATGCGAAACTCTGTTGCCTCGATGCGCAAACAGGCGCCGTCAAATGGACGAATCCAGATAACAAAGTTCGCGAACTGATCGAAGAGCCGGGGCAGGGATTGGTTTCCACGCCCGGATTCCGCACCATGTGCTTTTGCGTCTATACGCCCAAAGCCTTGTTCTTCGAAGCCCAGACGCGTATGAACATCGTCGCCGTTTCGCTGGAGGATGGGCATTTTTTGTGGACGCGCAAGAAAACCTCCAATAATCCCAACATGATTTATATTGACGATAAATTAATCGTGGGCTTGGGCGAGGAAGGCAATTCGTTGCAGATCGATCCTGTTAGCGGATTCATCGAGAAAGACCTGGGATTCAAGAAACGCTCCTGCGCCCGGCTGACGGCGTCGCCAGATTCGTTTTTCTGCCGCGGATGGTTCGAGGGAGTAACCCGTTTCGACCGCGCCAGCGGCAAGATTCAGTTCAACGGAGCTTTCCGCCCCTCGTGCAACGACGGCATTATTCCCGCCAATGGCATGCTCTATTTAGGGCCGTGGGCTTGCGATTGCAACCTATCGCTGATGGGCCGCGTGGTTTTGTGTTCGGCGGGCGATTTCAATTTCGATATCAAAACAAACGAGAAAGAACGCCTTGAAATCGGCGAAGGGAAAGTCCGCCAGATTAAGCCCTTTGCGACGGCGGAAATGGATTGGTTGACCTATCGCGGAAGCAACGCGCGCAGCGCCACCACGAAAGTCGCAATCTCCGCCAATGCCCAAAAATTATGGCGTTATAAACCTGAAACCGAGATTCTAGCCACGGCGCCAGTCGCCGCCAATGGGCTGATTTTCTATGGCGGCGATGACGGCAAAGTGCGCGCCGTCGACGCCGCTAGCGGCGCGTTGAAATGGCATTACAAGACGGCCGGCCCCATCCTGCATCCTCCCGCCGTCTGGGACGGACGCGTTTATGCGGGATCGGGCGATGGCTATATTTACGCGCTGGAGGCGGCGACGGGGCGGCTGTTGTGGCGTTTCCGCGCCGCGCCGGTGGAGCGGAGAATTATGGTTTATGGTTCGCTTTGCTCCACCTGGCCGGTTAACAGCGGCGTTTATGTAAAAGACGGAGTGGTCTACGCCGCCGCCGGGATTATCGATTACGACGGCACCTACTTGTATGCGCTCGACGCCGTTACGGGAAAACTGATTTGGGAAAACCATTCTTCCGGCCATTTGAACGAAGAATTGCGCAAAGGCGTTTCCGCGCAAGGAATGCTCGCATCCGCCAATGGACGCTTATGGATGCCGGGCGGTAATGTGGTATCGCCCGCCGTTTACAATATGAAGACGGGCGAATACGAGGGCGACCAACCCCTCGACGGTTCGCCCCAAAGCAACCGGGGCGAGGAGATCGGCGTATTTCTCGACAAATATATTCTGCTGGGAGGCAGGCTGCGTTTTTCCGCTACGGAGAACGTCGTCGATCCCGGCGAGTTCGCAGCGTTCGCCGTGGACGGCGAAATAAAAGGAAATAAAGGCGTAAATTTGAACGCGGGAAAAATTCCTCCCGCCTGGAACGAAGAAATCGTGGTTTATGTCAACGGAATGAATACGCCGCCGCAGTGCATGAAGACAAGCGACGTGGAGCAGTATTTCCAACAAGGAGACCGTCGCAGCCGTCCCCCGGCGCAATGGACCGCTGAGGCCTTGAAAAGCGGCGATACCGTCGCCTTGGCGATTGCGGACAATGCGATTCTCGCCGTCTGCAGGATGCCGCAGTCCCGCTCCCTGTATCCCCGTTGGCAAGTATTCGCGCTGAATCCCAACGATGGATCGCCGATATGGAACCGCGATCTCAACGGTGAAGCGCTGCCCAATAGTCTGGCAATTGACCGCGATGGGCGGATCGTCATTGCGATGGCGGACGGAAGCCTGGAATGCTTCGGCGGCGAAGCGGCTTTCAAAGCCCATATCCAAAACATTCTCAAACAAGCAGAGAATAAAGAGATTGGAAAAGACGAAGCCGTCGAATTGCTCAACAAGGATTTGAAATCGACGCGAGACCAACAGACGCGGGATTTCATTATTTCCAATATGGAAAAACTCGGCTATCGCTTCGGCGACAAGGCGCAGCAAAACGGCTATCTCATCCATTGGAAAATTCTTGGCCCAACGCCTTGGGACGAGAGCGACAATCCCGTCGATAAAGTTTTTATCGGCGAACCGAACGTCGACGTCGAAAAAGCTGTTGAGGCGAATGGCCGCAAAATGGATTGGAAAGACTACGTTTCGGGAAGCGATGTCGGAGAAGTCGATCTCGCCAATATGCTGGGAGATTTTACCAACGCCGCCGCTTACGCTTACGGCGAATTCGAACTGAAAAAGGCGCAGGAATTGAGATTGAAACTCGGCAGCAACGACGGCTACAAATGCTGGTTCAATGGAGAAGAAGCGGGACGCTTCGATGGGGGGCGGATTTATATTCCCGATAAGGACTCTTTGGACGTCAAAGGCCGCATGGGCGTCAACCGGATACTTTTGAAAATAACGCAAATGGGCGGCGGTTGGGGCTTTGGCGCGCGAGTGACGGATCGGGACGACAAACCGATCGACCTGCGGAAATGA
- a CDS encoding class I SAM-dependent methyltransferase: MRTDYYADYYEFENNNWWFVSRRKILSALLRKFLPPENSRREILDAGCGTGINLSLLKEFGNVTGVDYSEEAIRFCRQRQEENARQARLEALPFADASFDLVTALDVLEHIEEDEAALREIARVCKPQGYVLITVPVFPSLWGEHDEINHHVRRYETRRILTMLEGNRFEVEHQSYMNCWLLPAAILWRWWGRLRRWFVKTQNRIARADNMHHHPILNRLLTLIYLSEKPFILSFGLPIGLSLIVLARKK; the protein is encoded by the coding sequence GTGCGAACGGATTATTACGCGGATTATTATGAATTCGAAAATAACAATTGGTGGTTCGTCAGCCGAAGAAAAATCTTATCCGCCTTATTGCGGAAATTTTTGCCGCCGGAAAATAGCCGCCGCGAAATTCTGGACGCCGGATGCGGAACGGGAATCAATCTTTCGCTGTTGAAGGAATTTGGAAACGTCACCGGCGTGGATTATTCTGAAGAGGCGATTCGATTTTGCCGCCAGCGGCAGGAAGAGAACGCGCGGCAAGCCCGATTAGAAGCATTGCCTTTCGCCGATGCTTCTTTCGATCTGGTGACGGCCTTAGATGTGTTGGAGCATATCGAAGAGGACGAAGCGGCGTTGCGAGAAATCGCGCGCGTTTGCAAACCGCAGGGATATGTTTTGATCACTGTGCCGGTATTTCCTTCCTTGTGGGGGGAGCATGACGAGATCAATCATCATGTGCGGCGCTATGAAACGCGGCGGATTCTTACCATGCTGGAAGGGAATCGATTTGAGGTCGAGCATCAGTCTTACATGAATTGTTGGCTGTTGCCCGCCGCTATTCTTTGGCGATGGTGGGGAAGATTGCGCCGCTGGTTCGTCAAAACTCAAAATCGAATAGCCCGAGCTGACAACATGCATCATCACCCCATATTAAACCGTCTCCTCACCCTGATTTATCTGAGCGAAAAGCCATTCATTCTTAGTTTCGGTTTGCCTATAGGGCTATCGTTGATTGTGTTGGCGCGGAAAAAGTAG
- a CDS encoding Gfo/Idh/MocA family oxidoreductase has protein sequence MTKDRKNSTPMNESKNKPTITRRGFHRTMAAVFTAASARRVLGANDKINIGVIGCGGRSYAHIHTILKLIESGANVAITAVCDIYRPRLEKAKAATNGQGTMRHEELLSFSNVDVVVAAGPDHWHGYHALDAMNAGKDVYCEKPLCHWRQTELPKRLVATAKETKRLIQVGTQWMSNPAYAKAKQLIADGAIGKPIMAETGYYRVGDWGERGMPIDDPNAKPGPDLDWERFLGDSPRREFDVSRVFRWRMYWDYAGGPATDLYPHPFTPVAYMLDLDYPECVVCTGGKHRYEEREVPDTCNMIIDYAGGLTVLVTGTQGNDYSAQGTALRPILRGWDGTLTFEENDIVIRPTEGSSIKEQRIPADFGERFTEFWTTFLDCCRNRTQPKANIELGAKVQIAMQMGIAALRGRRAVFFDRERQEIMD, from the coding sequence ATGACGAAGGATAGAAAAAATTCAACTCCCATGAACGAAAGCAAAAACAAACCTACGATCACCCGGCGCGGCTTTCATCGAACGATGGCGGCGGTTTTCACGGCCGCTTCCGCCCGGCGGGTGTTGGGCGCGAACGATAAGATCAACATCGGCGTAATCGGCTGCGGCGGACGGTCCTACGCCCATATCCATACCATCCTGAAATTGATAGAGAGCGGCGCCAACGTCGCCATCACCGCCGTCTGCGACATCTATCGCCCCCGTCTGGAAAAGGCGAAAGCGGCAACGAACGGCCAGGGAACCATGCGCCATGAGGAACTCCTTTCCTTTAGCAACGTCGATGTCGTCGTGGCGGCGGGGCCGGATCATTGGCATGGCTATCACGCTCTCGACGCCATGAACGCGGGCAAGGACGTCTACTGCGAAAAACCCCTTTGCCATTGGCGGCAGACCGAACTGCCCAAGCGCTTAGTCGCCACGGCGAAAGAAACGAAGCGGCTCATCCAGGTGGGTACGCAATGGATGTCCAATCCCGCCTACGCCAAGGCGAAGCAACTGATCGCGGACGGCGCCATCGGCAAACCGATTATGGCTGAAACCGGCTACTACCGCGTCGGCGATTGGGGTGAGCGGGGAATGCCCATCGACGATCCCAACGCCAAACCGGGGCCGGACCTGGATTGGGAGCGCTTCCTCGGCGACAGCCCCCGCCGCGAATTCGACGTCAGCCGCGTATTCCGTTGGCGCATGTATTGGGATTACGCGGGCGGCCCGGCGACGGACCTCTATCCTCATCCCTTCACGCCGGTGGCCTACATGCTCGATCTGGACTATCCCGAATGCGTCGTCTGCACCGGCGGCAAGCACCGCTACGAAGAGCGCGAAGTGCCCGACACCTGCAACATGATTATCGACTATGCGGGCGGCCTGACTGTGTTGGTGACGGGAACCCAAGGCAACGATTATTCCGCTCAAGGAACTGCTCTACGGCCTATTTTGCGCGGCTGGGACGGAACGCTCACCTTTGAAGAGAACGACATCGTGATTCGCCCCACGGAAGGTTCGTCCATTAAGGAGCAGCGCATCCCCGCCGATTTCGGCGAGCGCTTTACGGAATTTTGGACGACATTTCTTGATTGCTGCCGCAACCGCACCCAGCCCAAGGCGAACATCGAACTGGGCGCAAAAGTGCAAATCGCCATGCAAATGGGCATCGCCGCCCTGCGGGGACGCCGCGCAGTCTTCTTCGACCGCGAACGTCAGGAAATCATGGATTGA